The Micromonospora sp. Llam0 genome contains a region encoding:
- the rpsG gene encoding 30S ribosomal protein S7: MPRKGPAPRRPLVADPVYNSPLVTQLVNKILMRGKRQLAERIVYGALEGCREKSGTDPVVTLKRAMDNVKPTLEVRSRRVGGATYQVPVEVRPSRATTLGLRWLVQYSKARREKTMIERLMNELLDASNGLGAAVKRREDTHKMAESNKAFAHYRW; the protein is encoded by the coding sequence ATGCCGCGTAAAGGCCCTGCTCCGCGTCGCCCGCTGGTCGCGGACCCGGTGTACAACTCGCCGCTGGTAACCCAGTTGGTCAACAAGATCCTGATGCGGGGCAAGCGTCAGCTCGCCGAGCGGATCGTCTACGGCGCACTGGAGGGCTGCCGGGAGAAGTCCGGCACCGATCCGGTCGTCACCCTCAAGCGCGCCATGGACAACGTGAAGCCGACCCTGGAGGTCCGCAGCCGCCGGGTCGGTGGCGCGACGTACCAGGTGCCGGTGGAGGTCCGTCCGTCCCGGGCGACCACCCTCGGGCTGCGCTGGCTCGTCCAGTACTCCAAGGCGCGCCGGGAGAAGACGATGATCGAGCGGCTGATGAACGAGCTGCTGGACGCGAGCAACGGTCTCGGCGCGGCGGTCAAGCGCCGCGAGGACACCCACAAGATGGCGGAGTCCAACAAGGCCTTCGCCCACTACCGCTGGTAG
- the rpsL gene encoding 30S ribosomal protein S12, which translates to MPTIQQLVRKGRQDKTSKTKTPALKGSPQRRGVCTRVYTTTPKKPNSALRKVARVKLSSQIEVTAYIPGVGHNLQEHSIVLVRGGRVKDLPGVRYKIVRGSLDTQGVRNRKQARSRYGAKKEKS; encoded by the coding sequence GTGCCAACGATCCAGCAGCTGGTCCGCAAGGGCCGCCAGGACAAGACGAGCAAGACCAAGACGCCGGCGCTCAAGGGCAGCCCGCAGCGTCGTGGCGTGTGCACCCGTGTGTACACCACCACCCCCAAGAAGCCGAACTCCGCGCTGCGCAAGGTCGCTCGGGTGAAGCTGAGCAGCCAGATCGAGGTGACCGCCTACATCCCCGGCGTCGGCCACAACCTGCAGGAGCACTCCATCGTGCTGGTGCGCGGCGGCCGGGTGAAGGACCTTCCGGGCGTCCGTTACAAGATCGTCCGCGGTTCGCTGGACACCCAGGGTGTCCGCAACCGCAAGCAGGCTCGCAGCCGCTACGGCGCGAAGAAGGAGAAGAGCTGA
- a CDS encoding DNA-directed RNA polymerase subunit beta' → MLDVNFFDELRIGLATADDIRQWSHGEVKKPETINYRTLKPEKDGLFCEKIFGPQRDWECYCGKYKRVRFKGIICERCGVEVTRSKVRRERMGHIELAAPVTHIWYFKGVPSRLGYLLDLAPKDLEKIIYFASYVVTGVDAEARHRDMSTIENEIFAEKRQSENSRDSEIEKRAAKLEADLAELEAEGAKADVRRKVKESGEREMRQIRDRAQREIDRLDEVLDTFRKLEPKQLVTDELLYRELRDRFGEYFTGGMGAEAIKTLLQHMDLDAEADNLREIIRSGKGQRKIRALKRLKVVAAFLSTRNSPGGMVLDCVPVIPPDLRPMVQLDGGRFATSDLNDLYRRVINRNNRLKRLIDLGAPEIIVNNEKRMLQEAVDALFDNGRRGRPVTGPGNRPLKSLSDMLKGKQGRFRQNLLGKRVDYSGRSVIVVGPKLKLHQCGLPKQMALELFKPFVMKRLVDLNHAQNIKSAKRMVERQRPVVWDVLEEVISEHPVLLNRAPTLHRLGIQAFEPQLVEGKAIQIHPLVCTAFNADFDGDQMAVHVPLSAEAQAEARILMLSSNNILKPSDGKPVTMPTQDMIIGLYHLTHRTEGLLGEGRVFSSDAEARMAFDNGELDLQSPVRIRLRGVVEVDNGAGASRWAAPEGWQPGEPLIVDTTLGRVLFNEVMPVGYRFVNYEVRKSQLSAIVNDLAERFPKVALAATLDGLKEAGYHWATWSGVTIGMQDVVAPPHKQETLERYEAEAARIDKQYQRGLMTGEERRGELIEIWTKATNEIAKDLETSLPQENPLWKMIHSGARGNLLQLRQIAAIRGLVANPKGEIIPRPIKSSYREGLSVLEYFISTHGARKGLADTALRTADSGYLTRRLVDVSQDVIIREEDCGTDRAITMQVGERLDGKLMVHEFAETGVHARTLAEDIKGADGEVVVERGADLNSILVDKLVAAGVETVRVRSVLTCESKLGVCGACYGRSLPTGKTVDIGEAVGIIAAQSIGEPGTQLTMRTFHTGGVAGEDITQGLPRVQEIFEARVPKGKAPIADTPGRVRIEDGERSRKIVVIPDDGSDEIVHDKVSKRVRLRVHDGDHVTVGEKLTEGTIDPHELLRILGPRAVQVHLTQEVQEVYRSQGVLIHDKHIEIIIRQMLKRVTVIDSGGTELLPGVLVDRAVFESENRRLVSEGGEPAAGRPMLMGITKASLATDSWLSAASFQETTRVLTDAAINARSDSLIGLKENVIIGKLIPAGTGISKYRNIRVEPTEEAKAKVYSMTGYPETDYGFGPASGQAVPLDDFDFGSYR, encoded by the coding sequence GTGCTCGACGTCAACTTCTTCGACGAGTTGCGCATCGGTCTCGCCACCGCCGACGACATCCGTCAGTGGTCCCACGGCGAGGTCAAGAAGCCCGAGACGATCAACTACCGCACCCTCAAGCCGGAGAAGGACGGGCTCTTCTGCGAGAAGATCTTCGGTCCGCAGCGGGACTGGGAGTGCTACTGCGGCAAGTACAAGCGCGTCCGCTTCAAGGGCATCATCTGTGAGCGGTGCGGCGTCGAGGTGACCCGATCGAAGGTCCGTCGCGAGCGGATGGGGCACATCGAGCTCGCCGCTCCGGTCACCCACATCTGGTACTTCAAGGGCGTCCCGAGCCGGCTCGGCTACCTGCTCGACCTGGCGCCGAAGGACCTGGAAAAGATCATCTACTTCGCGTCGTACGTGGTGACCGGGGTGGACGCCGAGGCGCGCCACCGCGACATGTCGACGATCGAGAACGAGATCTTCGCGGAGAAGCGCCAGTCGGAGAACAGCCGCGACTCGGAGATCGAGAAGCGGGCCGCCAAGCTGGAGGCCGACCTGGCCGAGCTGGAGGCCGAGGGCGCCAAGGCCGACGTACGCCGCAAGGTCAAGGAGTCCGGCGAGCGGGAGATGCGCCAGATCCGCGACCGGGCGCAGCGCGAGATCGACCGGCTCGACGAGGTGCTCGACACCTTCCGCAAGCTGGAGCCGAAGCAGCTGGTCACCGACGAGTTGCTGTACCGGGAGCTGCGCGACCGGTTCGGTGAGTACTTCACCGGCGGGATGGGCGCCGAGGCGATCAAGACCCTGCTGCAGCACATGGACCTGGACGCCGAGGCGGACAACCTGCGGGAGATCATCCGTAGCGGCAAGGGCCAGCGCAAGATCCGGGCGCTGAAGCGGCTCAAGGTGGTCGCCGCGTTCCTCAGCACCCGCAACTCGCCCGGTGGCATGGTCCTCGACTGCGTACCGGTGATCCCGCCGGACCTGCGCCCGATGGTGCAGCTCGACGGTGGCCGGTTCGCCACCAGCGACCTCAACGACCTGTACCGCCGGGTGATCAACCGGAACAACCGGCTCAAGCGGCTGATCGACCTCGGCGCACCCGAGATCATCGTCAACAACGAGAAGCGGATGCTGCAGGAGGCCGTCGACGCGCTGTTCGACAACGGCCGCCGCGGCCGGCCGGTCACCGGCCCGGGTAACCGTCCGCTGAAGTCGCTGTCCGACATGCTCAAGGGCAAGCAGGGCCGGTTCCGGCAGAACCTGCTCGGCAAGCGGGTCGACTACTCCGGCCGGTCGGTCATCGTCGTCGGCCCGAAGCTCAAGCTGCACCAGTGCGGTCTGCCCAAGCAGATGGCGCTGGAGCTGTTCAAGCCGTTCGTGATGAAGCGCCTGGTGGATCTCAACCACGCGCAGAACATCAAGTCCGCCAAGCGGATGGTCGAGCGGCAGCGGCCGGTCGTGTGGGACGTGCTCGAAGAGGTCATCTCCGAGCACCCGGTGCTACTCAACCGGGCGCCGACCCTGCACCGCCTCGGTATCCAGGCGTTCGAGCCGCAGCTGGTCGAGGGCAAGGCGATCCAGATCCACCCGTTGGTCTGCACCGCTTTCAACGCCGACTTCGACGGTGACCAGATGGCGGTGCACGTACCGCTGTCGGCCGAGGCGCAGGCCGAGGCCCGGATCCTGATGCTGTCGTCGAACAACATCCTCAAGCCGTCCGACGGCAAGCCGGTGACCATGCCGACCCAGGACATGATCATCGGGCTGTACCACCTCACCCACCGGACCGAGGGTCTGCTCGGCGAGGGCCGGGTGTTCAGCTCGGACGCCGAGGCCCGGATGGCGTTCGACAACGGTGAACTGGACCTGCAGTCGCCGGTCCGGATCCGGCTGCGGGGCGTGGTCGAGGTCGACAACGGCGCCGGCGCGTCCCGCTGGGCGGCACCCGAGGGGTGGCAGCCCGGCGAGCCGCTGATCGTCGACACCACCCTCGGCCGGGTGCTGTTCAACGAGGTCATGCCGGTCGGCTACCGGTTCGTCAACTACGAGGTCCGCAAGAGCCAGCTGTCGGCGATCGTCAACGACCTGGCCGAGCGGTTCCCGAAGGTGGCCCTCGCCGCCACCCTGGACGGGCTCAAGGAGGCCGGCTACCACTGGGCCACCTGGTCCGGCGTGACCATCGGCATGCAGGACGTCGTCGCGCCGCCGCACAAGCAGGAGACCCTGGAGCGGTACGAGGCGGAGGCCGCCCGGATCGACAAGCAGTACCAGCGTGGTCTGATGACCGGCGAAGAACGGCGCGGTGAGCTGATCGAGATCTGGACCAAGGCGACCAACGAGATCGCCAAGGATCTGGAGACCTCGCTGCCCCAGGAGAACCCGCTGTGGAAGATGATCCACTCGGGTGCCCGAGGCAACCTGCTGCAGCTGCGGCAGATCGCGGCGATCCGTGGTCTGGTGGCCAACCCGAAGGGCGAGATCATCCCGCGGCCGATCAAGTCGAGCTACCGGGAGGGTCTGTCGGTACTGGAGTACTTCATCTCCACCCACGGTGCCCGTAAGGGTCTGGCCGACACCGCGCTGCGGACCGCCGACTCCGGTTACCTGACCCGTCGACTGGTCGACGTGTCGCAGGACGTCATCATCCGTGAGGAGGACTGCGGCACCGACCGGGCGATCACCATGCAGGTCGGCGAGCGGCTCGACGGCAAGCTGATGGTGCACGAGTTCGCCGAGACCGGGGTGCACGCCCGTACCCTCGCCGAGGACATCAAGGGTGCCGACGGCGAGGTCGTGGTCGAGCGCGGCGCGGACCTCAACTCGATCCTGGTGGACAAGCTGGTCGCCGCCGGGGTCGAGACGGTGCGGGTACGCAGCGTGCTCACCTGCGAGTCGAAGCTGGGCGTCTGCGGCGCCTGCTACGGGCGTTCGCTGCCCACCGGCAAGACGGTGGACATCGGCGAGGCGGTCGGCATCATCGCCGCCCAGTCGATCGGTGAGCCGGGCACGCAGCTGACGATGCGTACCTTCCACACCGGTGGTGTCGCCGGTGAGGACATCACCCAGGGTCTGCCCCGGGTGCAGGAGATCTTCGAGGCCCGGGTGCCGAAGGGCAAGGCGCCGATCGCCGACACCCCGGGCCGGGTGCGGATCGAGGACGGCGAGCGGTCCCGGAAGATCGTCGTCATCCCGGACGACGGCAGCGACGAGATCGTCCACGACAAGGTCTCCAAGCGGGTCCGGCTGCGGGTGCACGACGGTGACCACGTCACCGTCGGCGAGAAGCTCACCGAGGGCACCATCGATCCGCACGAACTGCTGCGGATCCTCGGCCCGCGGGCGGTCCAGGTCCACCTGACCCAGGAGGTCCAGGAGGTCTACCGCTCGCAGGGTGTGCTGATCCACGACAAGCACATCGAGATCATCATCCGGCAGATGCTCAAGCGGGTGACGGTCATCGACTCCGGCGGCACCGAACTGCTGCCCGGTGTGCTCGTCGACCGCGCGGTCTTCGAGTCGGAGAACCGCCGGCTCGTCTCCGAAGGCGGCGAGCCCGCCGCCGGTCGGCCGATGCTCATGGGCATCACCAAGGCGTCGCTGGCCACCGACTCCTGGCTCTCGGCGGCCTCCTTCCAGGAGACCACCCGGGTGCTGACCGACGCGGCGATCAACGCCCGCAGCGACTCGCTGATCGGCCTCAAGGAGAACGTGATCATCGGTAAGCTCATCCCGGCCGGTACCGGCATCAGCAAGTACCGCAACATCCGGGTCGAGCCGACCGAGGAAGCGAAGGCGAAGGTCTACTCGATGACCGGCTACCCGGAGACCGACTACGGGTTCGGGCCGGCCAGCGGGCAGGCCGTACCGCTGGACGACTTCGATTTCGGTTCCTACCGCTGA
- a CDS encoding DNA-directed RNA polymerase subunit beta — MAASRPAKTSRTSSAFAPRRISFGRITEHLEVPNLLSIQTESFDWLVGNEAWQGRSADDPHARSGLAEILDEISPIEDFSGTMSLSFSSPRFDEVKASIEECKEKDLTYCAPLFVTAEFTNNTTGEIKSQTVFMGDFPMMTPKGTFIINGTERVVVSQLVRSPGVYFDKQPDKTSDRDLSSVKVIPSRGAWLEFDIDKRDTVGVRIDRKRRQAVTVLLKAIGWSADRIRERFGWSELMMTTLEKDHIAGADEALLDIYRKLRPGEPPTRENAQTLLDNLFFNPKRYDVAKVGRYKFNKKLNLDVPINSGTLTEDDIVATVEYLCRLHAGEEGYEADDIDHFGNRRLRTVGELIQNQVRVGLSRMERVVRERMTTQDVEAITPQTLINIRPVVAAIKEFFGTSQLSQFMDQTNPLAGLTHRRRLSALGPGGLSRERAGFEVRDVHPSHYGRMCPIETPEGPNIGLIGALSTFGRVNPFGFIETPYRKVIDGRVTDQIDYLTADEEDRFVKAQANAPLMADGTFAEDRVLVRRKGGEVDFVPPAAVDYMDVSPRQMVSVATAMIPFLEHDDANRALMGANMQRQAVPLVKAESPLVGTGMEYRAAVDAGDVVIAESGGVVEDLCADYVTVHQDDGHRRTYLLHKFRRSNAGSCVNQKPTVFEGDRVEAGQVIADGPCTDDGEMALGRNLLVAFMPWEGYNYEDAIILSQRLVQQDVLTSIHIEEHEVDARDTKLGPEEITRDIPNVSEEMLADLDERGIIRIGAEVVPGDILVGKVTPKGETELTPEERLLRAIFGEKAREVRDTSLKVPHGETGTVIGVRTFSRDDGDELPPGVNELVRVYVAQKRKIQDGDKLAGRHGNKGVISKILPVEDMPFLSDGTPVDIVLNPLGVPGRMNIGQILETHLGWVAKTGWKVEGDDAEWKAALRAIGSDDAEPDTNVATPVFDGVREEEITGLLGSTLPNRDGVQLIGSSGKARLFDGRSGEPLPDAIAVGYIYILKLNHLVDDKIHARSTGPYSMITQQPLGGKAQFGGQRFGEMECWAMQAYGAAYALQELLTIKSDDVLGRVKVYEAIVKGENIPEPGIPESFKVLLKELQSLCLNVEVLSSDGVALEMRETDDEVFRAAEELGIDLSRREPSSVEEV; from the coding sequence CCAACCTTCTCTCCATCCAGACCGAGTCGTTCGACTGGCTGGTGGGCAACGAGGCTTGGCAGGGCCGGTCGGCTGACGACCCGCACGCACGATCCGGCCTCGCGGAGATCCTCGACGAGATCAGTCCCATTGAGGACTTTTCCGGCACCATGTCGCTCTCCTTCTCCAGCCCGCGCTTCGACGAGGTCAAGGCCTCGATCGAGGAGTGCAAGGAGAAGGACCTGACCTACTGCGCACCGCTCTTCGTCACCGCGGAGTTCACCAACAACACCACCGGCGAGATCAAGAGCCAGACGGTGTTCATGGGTGACTTCCCGATGATGACGCCGAAGGGCACCTTCATCATCAACGGCACCGAGCGCGTGGTGGTCAGCCAGCTCGTCCGGTCCCCGGGCGTGTACTTCGACAAGCAGCCGGACAAGACCTCCGACCGCGACCTGTCCAGCGTCAAGGTGATCCCGAGCCGGGGTGCCTGGCTGGAGTTCGACATCGACAAGCGCGACACCGTCGGTGTCCGCATCGACCGTAAGCGGCGTCAGGCCGTCACCGTCCTGCTCAAGGCCATCGGTTGGTCCGCCGACCGGATCCGGGAGCGGTTCGGCTGGTCCGAGCTGATGATGACCACCCTGGAGAAGGACCACATCGCCGGGGCGGACGAGGCGCTGCTCGACATCTACCGCAAGCTCCGTCCTGGTGAGCCGCCGACCCGCGAGAACGCGCAGACGCTGCTCGACAACCTGTTCTTCAACCCCAAGCGGTACGACGTCGCCAAGGTCGGCCGGTACAAGTTCAACAAGAAGCTCAACCTCGACGTCCCGATCAACTCCGGGACGCTCACCGAGGACGACATCGTCGCCACCGTCGAGTACCTCTGCCGGCTGCACGCCGGTGAGGAGGGCTACGAGGCCGACGACATCGACCACTTCGGCAACCGGCGGCTGCGTACCGTCGGCGAGCTGATCCAGAACCAGGTACGGGTCGGCCTGTCCCGGATGGAGCGGGTCGTCCGTGAGCGGATGACGACGCAGGACGTCGAGGCCATCACGCCGCAGACCCTGATCAACATCCGCCCGGTGGTGGCGGCGATCAAGGAGTTCTTCGGCACCTCGCAGCTGTCCCAGTTCATGGACCAGACCAACCCGCTGGCCGGGTTGACCCACCGCCGGCGGCTCAGCGCGCTCGGCCCGGGTGGTCTGTCCCGGGAGCGGGCCGGCTTCGAGGTCCGTGACGTGCACCCGTCGCACTACGGCCGGATGTGCCCGATCGAGACCCCGGAAGGCCCGAACATCGGTCTGATCGGGGCGCTGTCCACCTTCGGACGGGTCAACCCGTTCGGCTTCATCGAGACCCCGTACCGCAAGGTCATCGACGGCCGGGTCACCGACCAGATCGACTACCTGACCGCGGACGAGGAGGACCGGTTCGTCAAGGCGCAGGCCAACGCGCCGCTGATGGCCGACGGCACCTTCGCCGAGGACCGGGTCCTGGTCCGACGCAAGGGCGGTGAGGTCGACTTCGTCCCGCCGGCCGCCGTCGACTACATGGACGTCTCACCGCGGCAGATGGTCTCCGTCGCCACCGCGATGATCCCGTTCCTGGAGCACGACGACGCCAACCGGGCGCTGATGGGCGCGAACATGCAGCGCCAGGCGGTGCCGCTGGTCAAGGCGGAGTCCCCGCTGGTCGGCACCGGCATGGAGTACCGCGCCGCGGTCGACGCCGGTGACGTGGTGATCGCCGAGTCCGGTGGCGTGGTCGAGGACCTGTGCGCCGACTACGTCACCGTGCACCAGGACGACGGCCACCGCCGGACGTACCTGCTGCACAAGTTCCGTCGCTCCAACGCCGGCTCCTGCGTCAACCAGAAGCCGACCGTCTTCGAGGGCGACCGGGTCGAGGCCGGCCAGGTCATCGCGGACGGCCCGTGCACCGACGACGGCGAGATGGCCCTCGGCCGTAACCTGCTCGTGGCGTTCATGCCGTGGGAGGGCTACAACTACGAGGACGCCATCATCCTGTCCCAGCGGCTGGTGCAGCAGGACGTGCTCACCTCGATCCACATCGAGGAGCACGAGGTCGACGCCCGGGACACCAAGCTCGGTCCGGAGGAGATCACCCGCGACATCCCGAACGTCAGCGAGGAGATGCTCGCCGACCTCGACGAGCGCGGCATCATCCGGATCGGCGCCGAGGTGGTTCCCGGTGACATCCTGGTCGGCAAGGTCACCCCGAAGGGCGAGACCGAGCTGACCCCGGAGGAGCGGCTGCTGCGGGCGATCTTCGGCGAGAAGGCCCGGGAGGTCCGGGACACCTCGCTGAAGGTGCCGCACGGCGAGACCGGCACGGTGATCGGCGTACGGACCTTCTCCCGCGACGACGGCGACGAGCTGCCGCCCGGCGTCAACGAGCTGGTCCGGGTCTACGTCGCGCAGAAGCGGAAGATCCAGGACGGCGACAAGCTCGCCGGCCGGCACGGCAACAAGGGCGTCATCTCCAAGATCCTGCCGGTCGAGGACATGCCGTTCCTCTCCGACGGCACGCCGGTCGACATCGTGCTCAACCCGCTCGGTGTGCCGGGCCGGATGAACATCGGCCAGATCCTGGAGACCCACCTCGGGTGGGTGGCCAAGACCGGGTGGAAGGTCGAGGGCGACGACGCCGAGTGGAAGGCCGCGCTGCGCGCCATCGGCTCGGACGACGCCGAGCCGGACACCAACGTCGCGACCCCGGTCTTCGACGGTGTCCGCGAGGAGGAGATCACCGGCCTGCTGGGCAGCACCCTGCCCAACCGGGACGGCGTGCAGCTGATCGGCAGCTCGGGCAAGGCCCGGCTGTTCGACGGCCGGTCCGGTGAGCCGCTGCCGGACGCGATCGCGGTCGGCTACATCTACATCCTCAAGCTCAACCACCTGGTCGACGACAAGATCCACGCGCGGTCGACCGGCCCGTACTCCATGATCACCCAGCAGCCGCTCGGCGGTAAGGCGCAGTTCGGCGGCCAGCGCTTCGGTGAGATGGAGTGCTGGGCGATGCAGGCCTACGGTGCCGCCTACGCGCTGCAGGAGCTGCTCACCATCAAGTCGGACGACGTCCTGGGCCGGGTCAAGGTCTACGAGGCGATCGTCAAGGGCGAGAACATCCCCGAGCCGGGCATCCCGGAGTCGTTCAAGGTGCTGCTCAAGGAGCTGCAGTCGCTGTGCCTCAACGTCGAGGTGCTGTCCAGCGACGGCGTGGCCCTGGAGATGCGCGAGACCGACGACGAGGTGTTCCGGGCCGCGGAGGAACTCGGTATCGACCTGTCCCGGCGGGAGCCGAGCTCGGTCGAGGAAGTGTGA